The nucleotide sequence ACTGACTTGGGTTACGAGTTGGCGGGGGACTGGTACGGAGGGTTTGTGGGGCGCAGTAACGAGGACTGCGATCGGTTGTTGCTAGAAATATTTGGGCGGGAGTTTCCCGTCCGGGACTGTCGGGGGTTGCGGGAGCAGCATTGGCGCCAGCACATTTTGGCTAACGGCATTCCCTTACAGCCAGGATTGCTCGAACTGCTCGATCTGTTAGAAGCATTGGACATCCCGAAGGCGATCGCCACCGCCAGCCACCGTTCCGAAGCCCAATTGAGCATTTCGGCAGCGGGGATTGGGCCGCGTTTCGCCCATGCGATCGCGGGAGACGAGGTGCCGAATAACAAGCCCGCTCCCGACATCTATATTCAAGCTGCACGGCAATTGGGGGTTGCTCCCGAGCATTGCTTGGTGTTTGAGGATTCGAATACGGGAGCGAAAGCAGCAGCAGCGGCCGGAGCGGTGACAGTTATGGTGCCGGACTTACAGCAGCCAGAGCCGGAAGTGCTGTCGTCGCTCTACCGAGTCTTGCCCTCCCTGCACGAGGCTTGCTGTCTAGTAGAACAGATGCAGGCGATCGGAGTTGAGGATCGCGATCGCGGACATCCGGCACGGCTATAATGAAGCGGTTGTCGCCGATCGCGCTTCACGATGGCAGACCCTAGAATTACAGAGTCTAGATACGTGCTTGCTGTCCCCAATCTGGAAGCCTCGGCACACTTCTATCGAGATGTTCTCGGTTTCGAGATCGAAGCAATTGGAGATCCGGGATGGCGGTTCTTTGTGAAAGACAATTGCTGCATTATGGCTGGAGAGTGCCCAGATGCCATTCCGCCGCAGGAGTTGGGCGACCATTCTTACTTTGCCTACCTAATTGTCGATCGCATCGAGACGTACTTCAACACCGTCAAGCAAAACGGAGCCGCCATCTTAAAAGAGCTGCGCGACGAACCGTGGGGCATGCGCGAGTTTGCCATTCGCACATCTGACGGCCATCGCATCATGTTTGGCTACCCGACTGACTAAAAACGTCTCAGCAGCACCCTTTGGCAGGTTAGCTGCAAAATTGGAGAGTAAGGTTGAAGAGTTGGGACAACCGAGACTGGCGATCGGCAACCTCGTGCAACCGCCCGCGCGCCAGCACTCGAGAGAACGCAAGCAGACGACCTGCGCATGGCAGCGATCTGGATATTGTTGGGATTGGGTCTGGGACTGGGACTGCACCTGCAGTGGCGGCGGCGCTTGCTCCACAATGCCGATCGCCTATTTCGCAAACTGGGGGTCGTGCGAGCAGAAGCGTCCGGCAGCGATCTGCTGGCCCAAAATTTAAGTCAAGTCATCGAAATCCGACGCAAGCAGCTACAGCAACAGACTCAATTGCAGCAACAGCTAGATGATTGCAAAACGCTGCAAAACGCCTTGCCGTTGGGATTTATCCAGGTCGATCGCCACAACCGCATGTTGGCCTGCAATCTGGCTGCCCGCCAGTTGTTCGATATTCCCAACTGGCGACCGGGCAACAAAGTGCTGCTGGAATGGGTGCGCTCGTATGAATTAGATCGACTCGTGCAGGCCACTCGGCGGCGATCGCCCCAATGGGTGGGGAGAGATCCCTTGCAAGCGGGCAGGCAATCCGAGGGCGAGCCATTAGAAATGCGGGAGTGGTCGTTTTATCCCCCCGATGGAGAAAGTAAGCCATTGCCGTTGCGGGGCTGGGGGATTCCCCTTTCGGAAGGGCAGGTGGGGGTTTTGCTGGAGGATCGCCGCGAAGCTACGCAGCTAGCCCAACAGCGCGATCGATGGGCGTCGGATGTGGCCCACGAACTCAAAACCCCCTTGACCTCAATTCGCCTGCTGGCCGAGACACTGCAATCGCGAGTGGATGCCCCCCTGCGCAAGTGGGTCGATCGGTTGCTCAACGAAATCCTGCGCTTGAGCGATCTGGTCCAAGACTTGCTGGAATTGAGTCGGCTCGATCTCAAGTTGCAAGCTGCCCTACAGGTGAATGCCGTCGATCTGGCGGAAGTTTGTCATTCCGCTTGGCGCAGTTTGGAGCCACTGGCGGCCCAGAAAGGGGTGACGCTGACCTATGCAGGGCCGGGACAGGTGGAGTTTTGTGGCGATCGCCCCCGCTTGCATCGCCTGTTCCTCAATCTGTTCGACAACGCGCTCAAATATAGCCCCGAGGGTGCGGCCATCCAGTTAAACATTGGCCTAGAGAAAGACTGTATTCGCTGCGAAATTTGCGATCGCGGCCCCGGTTTTCCGCCAAATACTGTGGATTCGGTTTTCGGGCGGTTTTATCGGGCCGATCCCGGGCGGGCTCGCAGCCAGGGAGGCACGGGGCTGGGCTTGGCGATCGCCAAACAAATTGTCGAGGTGCATGGGGGACAGATTTCGGCTCGGAACCATCCCGAGCTAGGGGGAGCTTGCCTGACGTTTACGCTCAGTCGCCGCATGAGCGCACCAACTGGAGCATCAGGATTTTGAGTTTTGTCCCAATAAATATCGTTAGATTTCAAAAACTTGAGAAACTCAACAAGATCCCCTTCCAAGTCTTGACTTAACCTTTTTTTCCCTCCAAACCGAGCGGCAACCGTGTTAGATCGGCTATATGAAAAGTGCTCTCGATCTACTCAATAGCCTGAGTGTGGGAGTGGTTTGTACCGATCGCTCCGGCAAAGTTTTGGTGTGGAATGCTCCCATGCTGGAAATGACCGGCATTGCCGCTGAAGCGATGGTGGGCCATCCGCTGTCGCAATCCTTTCCCCAACTTCAGGAGATTGCCGAACGCAGCAGTCTCCATCAATCTGCTGTGGCGATCGCGGCCAGCCTCAAATCGCAGCCCATGCAGGCGGGGCATCCCCATGCCACCGACACGAGTCCCGTGCTCGAATTCAAGGCGATCGCCCGCGATTGCCCTCCAGACTTAAAGCAGGCTGAAGGTTGGCACCGCTTGTGGACGTTCCAGCCCCGCCAGCAACAGCTCGAACAAGCCCACACCGATTTTGTCGCCACCGTCAGCCACGAACTGCGCACCCCCCTGACCAGCATTAAAGGGTTTGTGGACACCCTGCTGCAATGCCACGGCCAACTGAGTGACCTGCAGCAAGAACGCTTTCTGTCCATTGTCAAAGACCAAGCCGATCGGCTGATTCACATGGTGGAAGATGTACTGCTCGTCTCCCGCATCCAGTCGGGACGACTGCACAACTCCCCCCAACAACTGGCCCTATCGGAAGCCTTCGATCGCGTCCTGTCCGCATTTCCCCCCGATACCCAAGCACGGATCGAGCTCGAATTGTTGCCCGACCTGCCCACCGTCTGGGCCGATCCCTACCGGTTGGATCAAATTCTCGCCAACCTGCTCGATAACGCCCTCAAATATTCCGAACCCGATACCTCCGTCACTGTCAAGGCGGGCCTTCACGCTGCCGACCCCAACCGCGTCAGCATCGAGATCGCAGACAGCGGGATGGGGATGTCTGAAGAACAACTGATCCACCTTTTCACCCGCTTCAACCATATCGAGAGCCCCCTCACCCGCGATCGAGCGGGGCCTGGGTTGGGTCTGTACATCACCAAATCGCTCGTAGAAAGCTTTGGCGGGCACATCGATATCGAAAGTCAACTCGATCGAGGTACCACCTGCCACATCGACCTACCCAGCACCCCCGGCATTCGCTGGATTCCCCCCGGAGCCCCAGAGGATCGCTCGGAACCCGTACCCGAATGGGCCAATTCTTTGCTTTAATCTCCGGCCTATTTTCCCCGTCCCCTTGTCGTACGTCTCGGCCTGCCCCACCTGCACGCATGCAACTTCTTGAAGATCGAAGTGGGACTGATATTGCAACCTACCTGCGGGTGGAACTCTCTCAGCGTCACGATTGGGTGTTGCTCTACGCCGATTTGCGCTATTTCCGTGCCTACAACCAGTTCTACGGTTTTGTGGCAGGAGAGCATCTGCTGGAAGTCTTTCAGGTGCTGCTCGCAGCTCAACTCCCCGACGACTGTCACCTATATCGCGTGGGGGGAGATGAGTTTTTGGGCTTTTCGCGGGTGGATCGGGCAGAAGCAGATGCAAGCGCCATTTGCGATCGCTGGCAGCACCTTCTGGGACAGTTCTATCACCCTCTAGATATCGAACGCGGTTTTTTGGTCGGCAACGGTCGCAACGGGATTGGCTGTCGCTGTCCGTTAGTGCAGGTATGCATCGGCCTCGTCAGCTACACCCACCACCCCCATCCCTTGAAAATGATTCCCGAGATCTGCTCGGCAGCAGTCGCGACCAATGCTCTAGCCCGCTGCCAGCGCCAAAGCACCTTCGTCAGTGAAGATCGCATGCAAGAGGTGCTCGCTCGCAAGCAAGAGCCCTCCTCCAGTCGAGACAAGGCTTTACACCTGTGGCAGGATACCCGCGCCCCTCAAGTTAAAGTTCTAGCTATTGTGCCGGATGCGGCTCTAGCTTGCCTCTTGCAAGTACGGTTGGAACTGGAAGGCTATGAAGTGAATCTCTGTAACTCCGCCCGCGAAGCTGCTGGCTCGATCGAGGCTTGG is from Synechococcus sp. PCC 7336 and encodes:
- a CDS encoding HAD family phosphatase, whose translation is MLNRDRIRAVVFDLDGLMLNTEPIYRLAWQRAVTDLGYELAGDWYGGFVGRSNEDCDRLLLEIFGREFPVRDCRGLREQHWRQHILANGIPLQPGLLELLDLLEALDIPKAIATASHRSEAQLSISAAGIGPRFAHAIAGDEVPNNKPAPDIYIQAARQLGVAPEHCLVFEDSNTGAKAAAAAGAVTVMVPDLQQPEPEVLSSLYRVLPSLHEACCLVEQMQAIGVEDRDRGHPARL
- a CDS encoding VOC family protein; the protein is MADPRITESRYVLAVPNLEASAHFYRDVLGFEIEAIGDPGWRFFVKDNCCIMAGECPDAIPPQELGDHSYFAYLIVDRIETYFNTVKQNGAAILKELRDEPWGMREFAIRTSDGHRIMFGYPTD
- a CDS encoding cell wall metabolism sensor histidine kinase WalK → MAAIWILLGLGLGLGLHLQWRRRLLHNADRLFRKLGVVRAEASGSDLLAQNLSQVIEIRRKQLQQQTQLQQQLDDCKTLQNALPLGFIQVDRHNRMLACNLAARQLFDIPNWRPGNKVLLEWVRSYELDRLVQATRRRSPQWVGRDPLQAGRQSEGEPLEMREWSFYPPDGESKPLPLRGWGIPLSEGQVGVLLEDRREATQLAQQRDRWASDVAHELKTPLTSIRLLAETLQSRVDAPLRKWVDRLLNEILRLSDLVQDLLELSRLDLKLQAALQVNAVDLAEVCHSAWRSLEPLAAQKGVTLTYAGPGQVEFCGDRPRLHRLFLNLFDNALKYSPEGAAIQLNIGLEKDCIRCEICDRGPGFPPNTVDSVFGRFYRADPGRARSQGGTGLGLAIAKQIVEVHGGQISARNHPELGGACLTFTLSRRMSAPTGASGF
- a CDS encoding PAS domain-containing sensor histidine kinase, whose product is MKSALDLLNSLSVGVVCTDRSGKVLVWNAPMLEMTGIAAEAMVGHPLSQSFPQLQEIAERSSLHQSAVAIAASLKSQPMQAGHPHATDTSPVLEFKAIARDCPPDLKQAEGWHRLWTFQPRQQQLEQAHTDFVATVSHELRTPLTSIKGFVDTLLQCHGQLSDLQQERFLSIVKDQADRLIHMVEDVLLVSRIQSGRLHNSPQQLALSEAFDRVLSAFPPDTQARIELELLPDLPTVWADPYRLDQILANLLDNALKYSEPDTSVTVKAGLHAADPNRVSIEIADSGMGMSEEQLIHLFTRFNHIESPLTRDRAGPGLGLYITKSLVESFGGHIDIESQLDRGTTCHIDLPSTPGIRWIPPGAPEDRSEPVPEWANSLL
- a CDS encoding diguanylate cyclase domain-containing protein codes for the protein MQLLEDRSGTDIATYLRVELSQRHDWVLLYADLRYFRAYNQFYGFVAGEHLLEVFQVLLAAQLPDDCHLYRVGGDEFLGFSRVDRAEADASAICDRWQHLLGQFYHPLDIERGFLVGNGRNGIGCRCPLVQVCIGLVSYTHHPHPLKMIPEICSAAVATNALARCQRQSTFVSEDRMQEVLARKQEPSSSRDKALHLWQDTRAPQVKVLAIVPDAALACLLQVRLELEGYEVNLCNSAREAAGSIEAWRPNVAIVDPDPEVATCRYLRSLASESEMLLVALGSDGDRIAVLEAGADLFVPKPFELEDLLYWIERLLQSHLKAVDARLYVARPDSPLSPRTG